A window of Candidatus Hydrogenedentota bacterium contains these coding sequences:
- a CDS encoding DUF1624 domain-containing protein: MATIAKPTAAPMSAPGKTTEGSGDRMLALDVLRGFTMFWIIGSDSMHGAFKAISETGVAGFFANQFEHRRWEGFVFYDLIFPMFIFIIGISLVFSLQKIVQTHGKAEAYRRVFKRFLLMYLLGVFYDEGMAKLWDVKDGVLQHWQWDENMLCGVLQRLAICYFVTSLLFLNLPKKGLIAVFIGITVVYWGALTFITAPDQEVHSWERNKNIIHYIDHQIPPYGGSDPESLATSPPAITSCLLGVFVALFLQDKKRDLTQKVVHLVVAGAIMTTIGYIWGYLPGDLKYPIIKRLWTSSYVFVAGGFSLVLLGAFIYVIDVLQYKRWTPMFMWIGMNPLLIYMSTNILDYQALARRFVGGPIEEAAGNFGPMLVAVVSLSISVLIVRYLYQKKIFLRL; encoded by the coding sequence ATGGCCACTATTGCCAAGCCGACAGCCGCGCCGATGTCCGCGCCCGGCAAAACCACGGAAGGTTCAGGCGATCGCATGCTCGCGCTGGATGTGCTGCGCGGGTTCACGATGTTCTGGATTATTGGATCGGATTCGATGCACGGGGCGTTCAAGGCGATCAGCGAAACCGGCGTCGCAGGTTTTTTCGCGAACCAGTTCGAACATCGCCGGTGGGAAGGCTTCGTGTTTTACGACCTGATCTTTCCGATGTTCATCTTCATCATCGGCATATCGCTGGTCTTTTCGCTCCAGAAAATCGTGCAGACCCACGGCAAGGCCGAGGCGTATCGCCGCGTGTTCAAGCGGTTCCTGCTGATGTACCTGCTCGGAGTCTTCTACGACGAAGGGATGGCCAAACTTTGGGACGTTAAGGATGGCGTACTTCAGCACTGGCAGTGGGACGAGAACATGCTTTGCGGCGTGCTGCAACGGCTTGCGATCTGTTACTTCGTCACCAGTCTACTGTTCCTCAATCTTCCGAAAAAGGGGCTCATTGCCGTTTTTATTGGTATCACGGTTGTGTACTGGGGCGCGCTGACGTTCATTACCGCGCCGGATCAAGAGGTGCACTCGTGGGAACGAAACAAGAACATCATTCACTACATCGACCACCAGATTCCGCCGTACGGGGGGTCGGACCCCGAGAGTCTCGCGACATCGCCACCGGCGATTACTTCGTGTTTGCTCGGGGTTTTTGTCGCGCTGTTTCTACAGGACAAAAAACGCGATCTGACACAAAAAGTGGTCCACCTCGTGGTTGCCGGCGCAATCATGACGACAATTGGCTATATCTGGGGATACCTTCCGGGCGATCTGAAGTATCCGATTATCAAGCGGCTATGGACGTCGTCGTACGTATTTGTGGCGGGCGGATTCAGCCTGGTTTTGTTGGGTGCGTTCATCTATGTCATTGACGTGTTGCAGTACAAGCGGTGGACGCCGATGTTCATGTGGATTGGGATGAACCCGCTGTTGATTTACATGTCCACGAACATCCTCGATTATCAAGCGCTCGCGCGCCGGTTCGTTGGCGGGCCCATCGAAGAAGCCGCCGGGAACTTTGGGCCAATGCTCGTCGCAGTGGTTTCGCTGTCGATATCGGTCTTAATCGTCCGTTACCTGTACCAGAAGAAAATCTTCCTTCGGTTATAA
- a CDS encoding TlpA family protein disulfide reductase: MSTRPPDWINAPAPPPVTAFTRKTTGDGYALWGMLLGLIGLVLSPVAGGFLFGPLGLVFAAIAQSRPVTKPSRITVAMGLSAAALLTSAYVSVGGFSRMLGGGIYAWEGVRAPDFTLTTTGGETVRLSDLRGKRVFVDVWATWCPPCRAMQPDLNRLATEWASKGVVVVGLSADDAKVELGDYVNSTKLEYPVGWMGPDFPGPYGDVTALPTLFVVDREGIIVAVEKGMHSYSALEALASIPDYGGAPKPAPVSAERPSS; encoded by the coding sequence ATGTCCACCAGGCCGCCGGATTGGATCAATGCTCCTGCGCCGCCGCCCGTTACGGCGTTCACGCGCAAAACGACAGGCGACGGGTACGCGTTGTGGGGTATGCTGCTGGGACTCATAGGACTCGTGTTGTCTCCCGTCGCGGGCGGTTTCTTGTTCGGTCCGTTGGGCCTCGTGTTCGCGGCGATTGCGCAATCGCGGCCCGTGACCAAGCCTTCCCGGATAACGGTGGCGATGGGCCTGTCGGCGGCGGCGCTGCTGACCAGCGCGTACGTTTCTGTCGGCGGTTTTTCGCGGATGCTTGGCGGCGGAATCTACGCGTGGGAAGGGGTGCGGGCGCCGGACTTCACGCTGACGACGACCGGCGGGGAGACTGTCCGGTTGAGCGATCTGCGCGGAAAGCGGGTGTTCGTCGATGTCTGGGCGACCTGGTGCCCGCCGTGCCGGGCGATGCAACCGGACCTGAACCGGCTGGCGACGGAGTGGGCATCGAAGGGCGTGGTCGTGGTTGGACTCAGCGCGGACGACGCCAAGGTCGAACTTGGCGACTACGTGAATTCGACAAAGCTGGAATACCCGGTTGGTTGGATGGGCCCGGATTTCCCGGGGCCGTACGGCGACGTGACGGCGTTGCCGACACTGTTCGTTGTGGACCGCGAGGGTATCATCGTTGCGGTGGAAAAAGGGATGCATTCGTACAGCGCGTTGGAGGCATTGGCGAGCATCCCGGACTATGGCGGCGCGCCCAAGCCGGCGCCAGTCTCTGCGGAGCGCCCTTCCTCCTAA